AGGTGTaatctataaaaaaaatgcatCTATTGTGTACTAATTGTGTGTTTAACTTATTTCCAAAAGCTTTTTTTGTGATACATTTCCAAAAGCTTTTGTGGTACCTTGTCCCAAATTCGATGAGACGGGAACGGAGGATGCCACTATGGCCCCGCTATGGCCCGAAGCGGCGGTGGCCCCGGTTAGGAACTTAGGATAGAACATGCTTTACCATTGAACGCCTTGAGTGAGATGGCGCCACCCAGCCCGGGCCCATCGCTcagcctccctcctcccttccactccctcccccgcctcctccacccgcgccaccgcctcccgctccgccgcctcctcgcggcgcacgcgctcgccgccgtcgcgggccACCTCTCGCTCCCGGACCCACGCCCCCACACCCTCATCCTCGCCGCCTACTCCCGCCTCGCGCGcgcctcgccctcctccctcctcctcttccgctcCTCCCTCCGCCTCTCCGTCGCCCCCACGCGCCACACCCTCCCGCTCgccgtctccgcggcctcctccgcggGCCCCCGCCACCTCCCGCTCGCGCTCTCCCTCCACGCCGTCGCGGTCGCCCGCAACCTCCTCCCGTCCCCGCACGTCGCCAACGCGCTCGTCTCGCTCTACGCCAGGCACGCGCTCCCGGGCGCCGCGCGCAGGGTGTTCGAGGAAATGCCCTCCGCCCCGGACGTCGTCTCGTACAACGCGCTCGTGCACGCGTACGTGAGCGCCGGGCGGGTGCGCGTCGCGCGGGAGCTGTTCGAGGCCATGCCGGCGCGGGACGCCGTGTCCTGGGGCACCGTCGTCGCCGGGTGCGCCAAGGCTGGTTGGCCGGAGGAGGCAGTGGGTCTGTTTGACAGGATGAGGGGAGAGAACGTCAGGCCCGACGATGTCACTCTGGCCGCGGTGCTGTCGTGCTGTGCACAGCTGGGGGCGCTGGACAAGGGGCGGGAGGTGCATGAGTATGTCAGGCAGACCAGGCCCCGCCCCAACGTGTTCTTGTGCACGGGGCTCGTTGATCTCTACGCAAAGTGCGGTTGCGTCGAGGCTGCAATGGAGGTGTTCGAGGCGTGCCCTGAGAGGAATGTGTTCACGTGGAACGCGCTCATTGTTGGACTGGCGATGCATGGCCATGGCGCGGTGGCACTGGAGTACTTCCACCGGATGCTGGCTCATGGAATTCAGCCAGACGGGGTCACATTCTTGGGGGTGCTGATCGCTTGTGGCCATGCTGGCCTGGTGAACATGGCGAGGCGCATATTTTCAGAAATGGAGGACGTGCATGATGTGCCCCGGGAACTGAAACACTATGGGTGCATGGCTGACCTGTTGGGTCGGGCTGGACTCATCGAAGAAGCAATGGACATGGTCAGGAAGATGCCCATGGATGGAGACAGTTATGTGTGGGGAGGTATACTTGCTGGATGTAGAATGCATCGGAACATGGAGGCAGCGGAGGTTGCGGCCCGGCATCTGTTGCAACTGAACCCTGATGATAGTGGGGTGTACTCTGCCATGGCTGG
This sequence is a window from Panicum virgatum strain AP13 chromosome 7K, P.virgatum_v5, whole genome shotgun sequence. Protein-coding genes within it:
- the LOC120640092 gene encoding pentatricopeptide repeat-containing protein At5g61800-like, which encodes MAPPSPGPSLSLPPPFHSLPRLLHPRHRLPLRRLLAAHALAAVAGHLSLPDPRPHTLILAAYSRLARASPSSLLLFRSSLRLSVAPTRHTLPLAVSAASSAGPRHLPLALSLHAVAVARNLLPSPHVANALVSLYARHALPGAARRVFEEMPSAPDVVSYNALVHAYVSAGRVRVARELFEAMPARDAVSWGTVVAGCAKAGWPEEAVGLFDRMRGENVRPDDVTLAAVLSCCAQLGALDKGREVHEYVRQTRPRPNVFLCTGLVDLYAKCGCVEAAMEVFEACPERNVFTWNALIVGLAMHGHGAVALEYFHRMLAHGIQPDGVTFLGVLIACGHAGLVNMARRIFSEMEDVHDVPRELKHYGCMADLLGRAGLIEEAMDMVRKMPMDGDSYVWGGILAGCRMHRNMEAAEVAARHLLQLNPDDSGVYSAMAGIYADGGRWEDVARIRKLMDERIGRRNAGCSSIMADLKYGAPMQS